From the genome of Lutzomyia longipalpis isolate SR_M1_2022 chromosome 2, ASM2433408v1, one region includes:
- the LOC129789401 gene encoding FMR1-interacting protein NUFIP1: MENPPQFDIESLQKNAPYSAPFIRPHVKQYPPHFIPQQPSMFGAHGSTIPPQYLPPYQAPSSRRSNFNPYNRARKEIWCETCEWSFFSIEKFEQHKAEHKRCEFDGCAFEGHSRLLAKHLEIHNSKLGSIESAEDIAKWREERRKNYPTAKNIELRRKAQVEKNKRGERISERKTRFGEKLKGQFKSSKNQFRKRTPTVNVPASPEETCLKEELNQGVSMFRGTSSIEDYVDVQNNVLAQLLSVYESGSESESEGESKEVEKQKDETVISKTVEHDLPKEHKISSQKNEKGASHSREITAVEKPEKFTKRKFSKDAKDGTEKPTKIYKGLNYDFLRRRHPPTMLSKLLEKEIRHERNVLFQCVRYVVEKDFLGVAK; the protein is encoded by the coding sequence atggaaaatccgCCACAATTTGATATTGAAAGTTTACAAAAGAATGCTCCCTATAGTGCTCCATTTATAAGGCCACATGTAAAACAGTATCCCCCGCATTTCATCCCTCAACAACCGTCTATGTTTGGAGCACATGGATCAACTATTCCGCCGCAGTACCTGCCACCATATCAAGCTCCATCTTCCAGAAGAAGCAACTTTAATCCCTACAATCGggcaagaaaagaaatctgGTGTGAAACATGCGAGTGGAGCTTTTTCAGCATCGAAAAATTTGAACAACACAAGGCTGAACATAAGAGATGTGAATTCGATGGATGTGCATTCGAGGGACACAGTCGACTTCTGGCAAAACACCTCGAAATACACAACAGCAAATTGGGGAGCATCGAAAGTGCTGAGGATATTGCAAAGTGGAGAGAGGAGCGCAGGAAGAACTATCCAACAGCTAAAAATATTGAACTTAGGAGAAAAGCGCAAGTAGAGAAGAATAAGAGGGGTGAACGTATTTCTGAACGTAAAACACgttttggtgaaaaattgaaaggacaATTCAAAAGTTCAAAGAATCAATTTAGAAAGAGAACTCCTACAGTAAATGTACCTGCCAGTCCGGAAGAGACTTGTTTGAAAGAAGAACTCAATCAAGGGGTGTCAATGTTCAGAGGCACTAGTAGCATTGAAGATTATGTTGATGTGCAGAACAATGTACTAGCACAGCTTTTGAGTGTTTATGAAAGTGGCTCAGAGAGTGAATCAGAGGGAGAAAGTAAAGAGGTCGAAAAACAAAAGGATGAAACTGTAATATCCAAGACAGTTGAGCATGATCTTCCcaaagagcataaaatttcAAGTCAGAAAAACGAAAAAGGAGCAAGTCATTCAAGAGAAATAACAGCAGTTGAGAAAcctgaaaaatttacaaagagaaaattctccaagGATGCCAAAGATGGAACTGAGAAACCTACAAAAATCTACAAAGGACTCAACTATGATTTTCTTCGCAGGAGACATCCTCCAACGATGCTATCAAAGCTCCTGGAAAAGGAGATAAGACATGAAAGGAATGTACTCTTTCAGTGTGTTCGATATGTCGTCGAAAAAGACTTCCTGGGTGTTGCAAAGTAA
- the LOC129789480 gene encoding mediator of RNA polymerase II transcription subunit 11 — translation MTQSPLEKIQVLDQIEKEIVLCLQSAGQALLELSKEKSSQKNAENHTQQFLKSLNAVESKLSEQINYLTQVSTGQPHEGSGYAAAKVLQMAWHRIHHARSRIRELEESKTKYLQLSNRQQTNYPNGGNTQQGSSNII, via the coding sequence ATGACTCAGAGCCCTTTGGAGAAGATCCAAGTATTGGATCAGATTGAAAAGGAGATAGTGTTGTGCCTTCAGAGTGCAGGACAGGCACTTCTTGAGCTAAGCAAGGAAAAATCTAGCCAAAAGAATGCTGAAAATCACACTCAACAATTCCTCAAATCACTCAATGCCGTCGAATCTAAACTGTCTGAGCAGATCAACTACTTAACTCAAGTCTCTACGGGGCAACCACACGAAGGATCAGGATATGCCGCTGCTAAAGTTCTCCAAATGGCCTGGCACAGGATTCACCATGCACGTTCGAGGATTCGAGAATTGGAAGAGtcaaagacaaaatatttgcaaCTTTCCAATAGGCAGCAGACCAACTATCCCAACGGAGGAAATACCCAACAAGGAAGCTCAAATATTAtatga